From Xiphophorus hellerii strain 12219 chromosome 20, Xiphophorus_hellerii-4.1, whole genome shotgun sequence, the proteins below share one genomic window:
- the cdkn1a gene encoding cyclin-dependent kinase inhibitor 1 isoform X1, with product MSSRLCPGMYRAGERRGGESLTAACLVKSSAAVRLLLHTGGVKQGRKMCRIMAPHKPMLSSLGGNRRVRRNLFGPVDRDQLQVEYQAALRKDLDEASKRWGFDFNSYKPLESSDFTWEGIPETRVPLLYRSCVPAEGLGPAGGAVPTKPARVEKENILQTPVKWKLQDLKKTPAKGDKAALKRKQTNITDFYQAKRRVVWKPRKSGE from the exons ATGTCCAGCAGATTATGTCCAGGCATGTACCGAGCTGGAGAGAGGAGGGGTGGTGAGTCACTGACGGCTGCCTGCCTTGTTAAAAGCAGCGCTGCAGTCAGGCTGCTTCTTCACACAGGAGGTGTTAAACAAGGCAGGAAGATG tgcaGAATCATGGCTCCTCACAAGCCGATGCTGAGCTCCCTAGGGGGGAACAGACGGGTCCGCAGGAACCTGTTCGGCCCTGTGGACCGAGACCAGCTGCAGGTGGAGTACCAGGCAGCGCTGCGCAAGGACCTGGACGAAGCGTCCAAACGATGGGGCTTTGACTTCAACTCGTACAAGCCTCTGGAGAGCAGCGACTTCACGTGGGAGGGCATCCCAGAAACCAGGGTGCCACTGCTCTACCGGTCCTGCGTGCCGGCGGAGGGCCTGGGGCCGGCAGGAGGGGCTGTTCCGACCAAACCAGCAAGGGTGGAGAAGGAGAACATCCTTCAGACGCCAGTGAAGTGGAAACTGCAGGACCTGAAGAAAACGCCAGCGAAGGGAGACAAAGCTGCGCTGAAGAGGAAACAGACGAATATTACAG ATTTCTATCAGGCCAAGAGACGAGTTGTGTGGAAGCCGAGGAAATCCGGGGAGTGA
- the cdkn1a gene encoding cyclin-dependent kinase inhibitor 1 isoform X2 — translation MAPHKPMLSSLGGNRRVRRNLFGPVDRDQLQVEYQAALRKDLDEASKRWGFDFNSYKPLESSDFTWEGIPETRVPLLYRSCVPAEGLGPAGGAVPTKPARVEKENILQTPVKWKLQDLKKTPAKGDKAALKRKQTNITDFYQAKRRVVWKPRKSGE, via the exons ATGGCTCCTCACAAGCCGATGCTGAGCTCCCTAGGGGGGAACAGACGGGTCCGCAGGAACCTGTTCGGCCCTGTGGACCGAGACCAGCTGCAGGTGGAGTACCAGGCAGCGCTGCGCAAGGACCTGGACGAAGCGTCCAAACGATGGGGCTTTGACTTCAACTCGTACAAGCCTCTGGAGAGCAGCGACTTCACGTGGGAGGGCATCCCAGAAACCAGGGTGCCACTGCTCTACCGGTCCTGCGTGCCGGCGGAGGGCCTGGGGCCGGCAGGAGGGGCTGTTCCGACCAAACCAGCAAGGGTGGAGAAGGAGAACATCCTTCAGACGCCAGTGAAGTGGAAACTGCAGGACCTGAAGAAAACGCCAGCGAAGGGAGACAAAGCTGCGCTGAAGAGGAAACAGACGAATATTACAG ATTTCTATCAGGCCAAGAGACGAGTTGTGTGGAAGCCGAGGAAATCCGGGGAGTGA